In one Chionomys nivalis chromosome 13, mChiNiv1.1, whole genome shotgun sequence genomic region, the following are encoded:
- the Susd3 gene encoding sushi domain-containing protein 3 isoform X2, translating into MVQAQGTCAQLHPPPRGTLQVVRGDGTSLGTVLMFHCPSGHQMVGSGLLTCAWNGSVADWSSGSPVCKAVPPHETFGFKVAVIASIVSCAIILLMSMAFLTCCLLKCMKKGEQRRADRTAQLWYQLRGEDLETVQAAYLGLKGHNYNSSSSISGGHGSAGGGGGGGKPGIQHSQAHDNHSFSTDLSDIREQAGMARSVDKDPWTFGMGTLSPGGSSSSPCTYVMVHAVNSAGPAPGMPMRPKVYLPG; encoded by the exons GCACCTGTGCTCAGCTCCATCCGCCCCCTCGAGGCACCTTGCAAGTTGTCCGTGGAGATGGCACCTCACTGGGGACTGTGCTCATGTTCCACTGCCCCTCTGGACACCAGATGGTGGGGTCTGGCCTCCTCACTTGTGCCTGGAATGGGAGTGTCGCTGACTGGTCTTCAGGAAGCCCTGTATGCAAAG CTGTGCCACCGCACGAGACCTTCGGCTTCAAAGTGGCAGTGATCGCCTCCATCGTGAGCTGCGCCATCATCCTGCTCATGTCCATGGCCTTCCTCACCTGCTGCCTCCTCAAGTGCATGAAGAAGGGTGAGCAGCGGCGTGCCGACAG GACGGCACAGCTTTGGTACCAGCTGAGAGGCGAGGACCTGGAGACGGTACAAGCTGCCTACCTGGGCCTCAAGGGACACAActacaacagcagcagcagcatcagtGGTGGCCATGGTAGTGCCGGAGGTGGCGGCGGCGGAGGCAAGCCAGGGATTCAGCACAGCCAGGCCCATGACAACCACAGCTTCTCCAC AGACCTCAGCGACATCAGAGAGCAGGCTGGTATGGCCCGCAGTGTGGACAAAGACCCCTGGACTTTTGGGATGGGAACTCTGAGCCCTGGTGGCTCCTCCAGCTCTCCATGCACTTACGTGATGGTCCACGCTGTGAACTCTGCAGGGCCGGCCCCTGGAATGCCTATGAGGCCCAAAGTCTACCTTCCAGGGTGA